Proteins encoded within one genomic window of Mycolicibacterium monacense:
- a CDS encoding amino acid ABC transporter ATP-binding protein: protein MVKAEFVCKNFGALQVLKGVTLEVQRGEVLCIVGPSGSGKSTFLRCINHLETVNAGRLYIDGDLVGYREKGGKLHQLKPREASKQRRDVGMVFQHFNLFPHRTALGNIIEAPVHVKRVKKQDAEARAKDLLDLVGLAEKATAYPAQLSGGQQQRVAIARALAMNPKLMLFDEPTSALDPELVGEVLGVMKKLASEGMTMLVVTHEMGFAREVADKLVFMDEGVVVEAGNPREMMANPQHERTKAFLSKVM, encoded by the coding sequence ATGGTGAAGGCGGAGTTCGTCTGCAAGAACTTCGGTGCGCTGCAGGTACTGAAGGGTGTGACGCTCGAAGTCCAACGGGGTGAGGTGCTGTGCATCGTCGGACCGTCCGGTTCCGGTAAGTCGACGTTCCTGCGCTGCATCAACCACCTCGAGACGGTCAACGCCGGACGGCTCTACATCGATGGCGATCTGGTGGGATACCGGGAGAAGGGCGGCAAGCTGCACCAACTGAAACCCCGGGAGGCCTCCAAACAGCGCCGCGACGTCGGTATGGTCTTCCAGCACTTCAACCTGTTCCCGCACCGCACCGCACTGGGCAACATCATCGAGGCCCCCGTTCACGTCAAGCGGGTGAAGAAACAGGACGCCGAGGCCCGGGCGAAGGATCTGCTCGACCTGGTGGGGCTGGCGGAGAAGGCCACCGCGTATCCCGCCCAGCTGTCGGGCGGTCAGCAGCAGCGGGTGGCGATCGCGCGGGCCCTGGCGATGAACCCGAAACTGATGCTGTTCGACGAGCCGACGTCGGCACTCGACCCCGAACTCGTCGGCGAGGTGTTGGGCGTGATGAAGAAGCTGGCATCCGAGGGGATGACGATGCTGGTGGTCACCCACGAGATGGGGTTCGCCCGCGAGGTCGCCGACAAGCTGGTGTTCATGGACGAGGGTGTCGTCGTCGAGGCCGGGAATCCGCGCGAGATGATGGCCAACCCGCAGCATGAACGCACGAAAGCCTTCCTGTCCAAGGTGATGTAG